AAATGCTCAGGGTATTGTGAATCCAACCGGATTGGCCCCTTTCGTGAGGAGGGCATTGCAGTCAGATCACCGGAGAATGTGCGGGAATAACGCGGAGCCGTAAAGCGGATTACATAGTGATAAGTCCCCGTTTGAGAAGGCATAAATCGCAGTCGGAAAAGGTCGCCAGACTGAGAATCACAAAACCCTTCGACACGGATGGTATCCTGATTTTCCTGCCAAAACAAGCCTGTAATCTGGATATCCGTGAAGGGGTTGATTCGGGAGTCGGGTCGCTTTATTTGTATGAGAGCCTCCGCAAAATCAAAGACACCTAATGTATCCGTATTCCAGCCAAAGGATACGTGCTGAGCCTGCACGATCGGGGTGGTAACTATAAAAAGTAGCAGCAGTAATTGTCTTCGCATAAGAAAAAAATGAATATTTCATTAACCGGGCCTGATGTCATGTGCCAGCCTGTGCCACAAGTTTAGTTTTTTTTCAAAAAATATTTTTAAAAAAATACAACACAGGGAAATGGCCCTATGAACACAAAGCCTTGTTTATCATCCACTTACAAAACAAACTGATCGATTTTTTTTCTCTGAGCGAGAAATATCACCCCTTCTCCTGATAAAAGTCACCGCTATCGCTGACCAATAGCTATTCCGACGCCACAAATCTGCTCTACCTTAGCATCATCAAACAACAAGAGAAGAAGACAACAATCTAACTCTCACAAAGTATTGAAAAATGAAACGATTCACTTCCATAACCCTCCTGCTCATAGGTTTTCTGATGCAGACAACTTTTGCCCAGACAACTTTCAAAGCAAGTGAAAATTCAGAAGTCAAAATCAATGGCACTTCTACCCTTCACGACTGGCATGCCAATGTAAAGGAAACCAAAGCTGACGGTGTATTTGTAGTCGCTGATAATGGCCTCACTGCGCTGACCTCACTGAAGGTTTCGATGAAAGTCGAAAGCATTGATACCGGTGAAAAAATGATGGACCGCAACACTTACAAAGCACTCAAATCAGAATCAAACCCATATATCACTTACAAACTTAAAGAA
The Bacteroidia bacterium DNA segment above includes these coding regions:
- a CDS encoding YceI family protein; translated protein: MKRFTSITLLLIGFLMQTTFAQTTFKASENSEVKINGTSTLHDWHANVKETKADGVFVVADNGLTALTSLKVSMKVESIDTGEKMMDRNTYKALKSESNPYITYKLKEVKTITPTSGGYSLNTVGTLTIAGVTKTVNMLVKAKTNADGSLTFTGSHKLDMIEYQIEPPVAVFGTIKTGKDVTIEFTLTMNQIHS